The Triticum aestivum cultivar Chinese Spring chromosome 4B, IWGSC CS RefSeq v2.1, whole genome shotgun sequence sequence TCNNNNNNNNNNNNNNNNNNNNNNNNNNNNNNNNNNNNNNNNNNNNNNNNNNNNNNNNNNNNNNNNNNNNNNNNNNNNNNNNNNNNNNNNNNNNNNNNNNNNNNNNNNNNNNNNNNNNNNNNNNNNNNNNNNNNNNNNNNNNNNNNNNNNNNNNNNNNNNNNNNNNNNNNNNNNNNNNNNNNNNNNNNNNNNNNNNNNNNNNNNNNNNNNNNNNNNNNNNNNNNNNNNNNNNNNNNNNNNNNNNNNNNNNNNNNNNNNNNNNNNNNNNNNNNNNNNNNNNNNNNNNNNNNNNNNNNNNNNNNNNNNNNNNNNNNNNNNNNNNNNNNNNNNNNNNNNNNNNNNNNNNNNNNNNNNNNNNNNNNNNNNNNNNNNNNNNNNNNNNNNNNNNNNNNNNNNNNNNNNNNNNNNNNNNNNNNNNNNNNNNNNNNNNNNNNNNNNNNNNNNNNNNNNNNNNNNNNNNNNNNNTCTCCACCGCCCCCCGCCTCCCCACCCGCACCGCCCTCTCCCCTTCTCCACCGCAGCCCTAGCCACGCCCCCTCCCGCTGACGCGGCGCCGACCgcccagcccgccgccgccgccctcgcctcccTCGAGGCCGCCGAGCGCCAGGAGTCCTCGGGCGACCACCAGAAGGCCCTCGACCTCGCCCTCAAGGCGCTCGGGCCCCTGCAGGAGTCCCACGGCGGCTGGTCGATCCCCGTCGCGCGCGCGCTCCGCCTCGCGGGCGCCGCGACCTGCCGCCTCGGCTCCCTCACCGACAGCCTCGACTCCCTCGAGGCCGCCGCCGAGATCGTCGATTCCCTGCAGGGCGGGGGCGCCGaggccgccaccgtcgccgccgccgtgcaCGAGCAGCTCGCGCGCACCAAGACGGCCATCGGCCGCCGGTGGGAGGCGGTGCCCAGCTTCCAGCGCGCGCTGGAGCTGAAATGCCAGTTTCTGGGTGCAGGGAGTGCGGAGTTGGGCGATGCTTACAGGGACGCCGCCGAGACCTACATGGGAGTGCTGTGCTTTGATAAGGCGCTGCCGTTGTGTCTGAAGGCGTTGGAGATTGCAGAGAAGCGGTCGGGTGAGGGCTCCAAGGAGGCGGCCAAGGTCCGGAGGATCCTCGTGGTTGCTTATACCGGGTTGGGTCGCAACGAGGAGGCGTTGGAGCAGAATGAGCTTGTTAGGATGGAGTATGAGAGGTTGGGACTGGATGCAGAGCTTTCTCTGGTTGAAATCGACGGGGCCAGCCTGTGTATTCTGTTGGGGAGAACAGAGGACGCGATGAATGACCTTAAGAAGGTGATGAAGCGGGCTAGCAAGGAGAGCGAGGAGCGTGCACTAGCATTTGTCGCGATGGCGAAGATTTTGTGCTCCGAGGAGAGGTCCAGTGACTCGAGACGGTGCTTGGAGATTGCTCGTGAGACTCTTGATGCAAAGCGTTCTGTAAACTCTGAGCGGGTTGCTGGGGCATACACTGAGATATCGATGTTGTATGAGTCAATGAATGAATTCGAGATGTCTTTGTGTTTGATGAAGAAAACACTTGCGTTTCTCGAGGGTGCCTCAGGGATGCAGCACATTCAGGGGAGCATCTCTGCAAGGATGGGTTTTCTCCTCCTGCTGACAAAACGAATTGATGAGTCTGTTCCTTTTCTGGAGAAAGCTGTTGAGAAGTTGAAGAACTGCTTTGGACCTGCCCATTTTGGGTTAGGATTTGCTTACAAGCATCTGGGCGAGGCTTATATTGAAATGGGCCAACCGGAATCATCTATTAAGTTCTTTGGTCTTGCAAGTGACATCATTAATGCTGCATTTGGGCTGAAACATGAGGATTCCATTGAGATCATTCAGTGCACTGCAAATGCGTATGGACTGATGGGGAGGTAATTTTTTTGCCCTGTTCATATTTTACTAGTCTTTGAAATAAAGATGCTACTATCTTGTAGAGTTACGTGTAGGCTAATAAGTTATCCAGAGTTTATCTATGGAACTGAAGGCAGCATGGAAAATATCTCAGTTGAAGTACTATTATACTCCTGCTCTGCCGTCGTAGAAACTGACTGCGCGATTTTGAGATGCTGTCACAAATATCGTCAACATTCTATATGTGTTATGTTGTGCAGCATATTCAATAGTATTTCATTTGGTTTTCCTATATGAAGTAATTGAGCAACTATATGGTCTATTGCCAATTATGATTAGTAGGTCATTATGCAACCACTGCTGCAGTTGTTGTTTGCATAGAAGAGTCTCCGGAAGTCCTGCTGTTGGTGCTTGCAaaataataacaacaacaacaacaacaataataaactTTGCCTGCAGACTTTTTGTTTCCATATCGTTCTGGTGGTCTCGTAGATGAAATATAGGTACGAGTCAGGGCAAATATAGGTGCTGTAGATGAAATATAGGAAGAAAAAAAAATGTCTAGTTGTTTCCTAATACAGCAAGGGACAGCCCTACATTGAGATAGAAAATAACAGTACACAATTAGAAGGGAAATCCTGCTTACAGCACAGTTTAACCTTATAAACCCTAAAGTGTAAACTTAAGCTTGGCCAAGTAGGGATGTAGTGCTAATCTGCTAGTACTTACTAAGGGCAGAAAAGGTACGAGTCGTGACAGCTTAAGAATTGTAACATATACTATTATAATTATAATTAATCTTTCTCGAGCACACTCCATGCCTACCTGCAGATATGGATGGGTTTCCCGTTAATTAGCAAATATAATACTCTTGTATGAAAAACTGAAGATCCCATGTTTGGTGCTTTGTGCCTTTATGACTAATGAATGAATTCGAAACTATATCCAAGTTGAACTATCTGTAGGTAATGCTTGTTCTGTTGGTTTGTGTGATGTTGTCAGCATTTTGCCGAATTGAATTCCCCCCTAGTTTGGCGCATGTACATGGTAAAAAGCAGATGCTGCATTAATTAGCATAT is a genomic window containing:
- the LOC123093528 gene encoding protein KINESIN LIGHT CHAIN-RELATED 1; the encoded protein is MRRLHRSLLLAARSSPLARHRPPLPXXXXLHRPPPPHPHRPLPFSTAALATPPPADAAPTAQPAAAALASLEAAERQESSGDHQKALDLALKALGPLQESHGGWSIPVARALRLAGAATCRLGSLTDSLDSLEAAAEIVDSLQGGGAEAATVAAAVHEQLARTKTAIGRRWEAVPSFQRALELKCQFLGAGSAELGDAYRDAAETYMGVLCFDKALPLCLKALEIAEKRSGEGSKEAAKVRRILVVAYTGLGRNEEALEQNELVRMEYERLGLDAELSLVEIDGASLCILLGRTEDAMNDLKKVMKRASKESEERALAFVAMAKILCSEERSSDSRRCLEIARETLDAKRSVNSERVAGAYTEISMLYESMNEFEMSLCLMKKTLAFLEGASGMQHIQGSISARMGFLLLLTKRIDESVPFLEKAVEKLKNCFGPAHFGLGFAYKHLGEAYIEMGQPESSIKFFGLASDIINAAFGLKHEDSIEIIQCTANAYGLMGSYKNAMDFQQRVIDAYESCGPGSAYEIREAHRLLEQIRKKAEGSPSAVFPANSLPVLPENR